In Rahnella sikkimica, the following are encoded in one genomic region:
- a CDS encoding DUF986 family protein produces MSVTDIVLALFTLLLLAYAIYDEFIMDTKNGKTQLRVNLRRRNRLDSVIFIGLLAILLYNNIHSNGTAITNYLLIGLGLVAFYLSFIRWPKMLFKPQGFYFANTFITYDRIRSMNLSEDGVLVFELEQKKLLIRVNELDDLERIYNLMVNHQ; encoded by the coding sequence ATGTCTGTTACCGATATTGTCCTCGCCCTGTTTACCCTTCTGTTACTTGCCTACGCCATCTACGACGAATTCATCATGGACACCAAAAACGGCAAAACGCAGCTGCGGGTGAACCTGCGTCGTCGCAACAGACTGGACTCCGTCATTTTCATTGGCCTGCTGGCGATCCTTCTGTACAACAATATCCATTCAAACGGCACGGCGATAACGAATTACCTGTTAATTGGTTTAGGCCTTGTTGCCTTCTATTTATCCTTTATTCGCTGGCCCAAAATGCTGTTCAAACCTCAGGGTTTTTATTTCGCCAATACGTTCATCACCTATGACAGGATCCGAAGCATGAACCTTTCCGAAGATGGTGTGCTGGTATTTGAGTTAGAGCAGAAAAAATTACTCATTCGCGTCAATGAACTGGACGATCTGGAAAGAATTTACAATTTAATGGTTAATCATCAGTAA
- the rlmA gene encoding 23S rRNA (guanine(745)-N(1))-methyltransferase, with the protein MTYQCPLCFQPLELTGQQWRCAANHQFDNAKEGYVNLMPVQHKRSKQPGDSTEMMVSRRAFLDAGHYQPLRERLADILDTVLPETAETLLDIGCGEGYYTTALAERLTQRRKISIFGLDVAKVAIRYAAKRYHNASFCVASSHRLPFADNSLDAVVRIYAPCKAQELYRAVKPDGVVLTVAPGPRHLYQLKGMIYQDVQLHADLDEQLEGFERVSTETLAYGMRLSGAEAFDLLQMTPFAWRATEEVMANLKSQSAFECETDFVIRLHQRKSDQ; encoded by the coding sequence ATGACTTATCAATGTCCACTTTGTTTCCAGCCGCTTGAGCTGACCGGCCAGCAATGGCGATGTGCCGCTAATCATCAGTTTGATAACGCAAAAGAAGGCTATGTCAATCTGATGCCAGTGCAGCATAAACGCTCGAAACAACCGGGGGACAGCACCGAAATGATGGTGTCGCGCCGCGCGTTTCTCGATGCCGGACATTACCAGCCGCTGCGTGAACGGTTGGCGGATATCTTAGATACTGTGTTGCCGGAAACCGCAGAAACGTTGCTGGATATTGGCTGCGGGGAAGGGTACTACACCACCGCGCTGGCGGAGCGTTTAACGCAACGTCGCAAAATAAGTATCTTCGGGCTGGACGTGGCAAAGGTGGCTATCCGTTATGCGGCTAAACGCTATCACAACGCCTCTTTTTGCGTTGCCTCCAGCCATCGTTTGCCGTTCGCCGACAACTCGCTGGACGCCGTGGTACGCATCTATGCGCCGTGCAAAGCGCAGGAGCTTTATCGTGCGGTTAAACCCGACGGCGTGGTACTCACCGTCGCACCTGGCCCGCGTCATTTATATCAGCTGAAAGGTATGATTTATCAGGATGTTCAGCTGCACGCTGATCTGGATGAACAGCTTGAAGGCTTCGAGCGTGTGAGCACAGAAACGCTGGCTTATGGTATGCGCCTGTCAGGCGCTGAGGCGTTTGATTTGCTGCAAATGACGCCGTTTGCATGGCGGGCGACGGAAGAAGTCATGGCGAACTTGAAGTCTCAGTCTGCGTTCGAATGTGAGACTGACTTTGTGATCAGGCTGCACCAGCGCAAATCTGACCAATAG
- the pgeF gene encoding peptidoglycan editing factor PgeF, giving the protein MSDNSALLSSIPGILHGFGDKENLLPAHLQAYEATRPEKKQVHGTRIVDVMQPGQDCGEADGFITSTPGILLAVFTADCLPVIFCRKDGKKVAAIHAGWRGLIDGILEKMAARINENGDTADWFATIGPAAGNCCYEVSQELVDDFLKRVDLLPSLISPRHRHLDLAAIASAKLHSLGFAGVDLAGSCTICTETPAGNGFKYTSFRRNSHQRAKDPTHPGISGRNQQSGIMIL; this is encoded by the coding sequence ATGAGTGACAACTCAGCTTTACTCAGTTCTATCCCCGGTATTTTGCATGGATTCGGCGACAAAGAAAATTTGCTGCCCGCGCACCTGCAAGCTTATGAAGCGACACGTCCTGAAAAGAAACAAGTTCACGGCACACGTATTGTAGATGTCATGCAGCCCGGACAAGACTGCGGTGAGGCGGATGGTTTTATCACGTCAACGCCGGGAATTTTGCTGGCAGTTTTCACGGCTGACTGCCTGCCGGTTATTTTTTGCCGCAAGGATGGTAAGAAAGTTGCAGCGATACATGCCGGGTGGCGCGGGCTCATCGACGGGATTCTTGAAAAAATGGCTGCGCGGATTAATGAGAACGGCGATACGGCAGACTGGTTTGCGACGATTGGTCCGGCGGCAGGAAACTGCTGTTATGAAGTCAGTCAGGAGTTAGTTGACGATTTCCTGAAACGCGTCGATTTGCTTCCTTCACTGATTTCACCCCGCCACCGGCATCTCGATCTGGCGGCAATCGCCAGTGCCAAGCTACATTCCCTGGGCTTTGCGGGCGTTGACCTCGCGGGCAGTTGCACAATTTGTACCGAAACACCTGCCGGAAACGGATTCAAGTACACCAGTTTTCGTCGTAACAGCCACCAGCGGGCAAAAGACCCGACACATCCTGGCATCAGTGGCCGGAATCAGCAATCCGGCATTATGATCCTCTAA
- the cspE gene encoding transcription antiterminator/RNA stability regulator CspE, translated as MAKIKGQVKWFNESKGFGFITPADGSKDVFVHFSAIQGNGFKTLAEGQNVEFEIQDGQKGPSAVNVTAI; from the coding sequence ATGGCAAAGATCAAAGGTCAAGTTAAGTGGTTCAACGAGTCTAAAGGTTTCGGTTTCATCACTCCTGCTGACGGCAGCAAAGACGTGTTCGTACACTTCTCTGCAATCCAAGGTAACGGCTTCAAAACTCTGGCTGAAGGCCAGAACGTAGAGTTCGAAATCCAGGACGGCCAGAAAGGCCCGTCAGCAGTTAACGTAACTGCAATCTAA
- a CDS encoding DUF2627 domain-containing protein: protein MCGIFSIEVLSKDVHVEYRFSADFNLSASSSNDSSLSM from the coding sequence ATGTGTGGCATTTTCAGTATAGAAGTTCTGAGTAAAGACGTTCACGTTGAATACCGCTTCTCTGCCGATTTTAATCTTAGTGCCTCAAGCAGTAACGACTCTAGTTTGTCTATGTAA